A window of Sander vitreus isolate 19-12246 chromosome 18, sanVit1, whole genome shotgun sequence contains these coding sequences:
- the znf513a gene encoding zinc finger protein 513a isoform X1: MPRKKQQNPQPVKLDSEDGVAIEAPGNLTLDTDFLLGQDLDFGDPDHDNKILGLEKFSEVAAEIGFSVFPLGDEESPAYSQLSMESETDNSHSTTDNGREDEGRAAQSEPSFPPYLSCRGCGQLRDEPLGPGIDLVGPYCLRCCKASREAKSTDFCSPFGSISGMRSDSHLQLDGEGVGNGMGDKTLSAEDKLAKLHSCHLCGFSSRYANHVKRHMKTHNGEKPFNCPLCTYASAQLVNLQRHLRIHTGEKPYKCDICTFACSSLGNLKRHQRMHVPSAVAGQDTPPRPISGQNSLKRHVTGQRASDEVSGTSANISDVARPTSNLTLGAQNNDYLSAFDGLKGASPPPPPPIASSNPAPGHQPPPLLDTTGSGGSRATRAGVADVAALPPSLFPFTCRLCGIVLEDEDGSSAQICAKCTLEMLTKDSSSSPNSPGERSDKVYTCAACPFLTHYPNHLARHMKTHSGEKPYKCPQCDYASAHFDNLKRHHRVHTGEKPYKCHLCDYACGNLANLKRHQRVHSGAKPFQCAVCSYSCNQSMNLKRHMLRHTGEKPYKCQECGYTTGHWDNYKRHQKKHGLATDGWVKVPMTGNNEDEEEVRKGMGVGVPRKETGVDMQYMSREGGQTIHSCYKLEIA, from the exons AtgccaagaaaaaaacaacagaatccACAGCCAGTCAAGT TGGATTCTGAAGATGGTGTAGCCATTGAAGCTCCAGGAAACCTCACCTTAGACACAGACTTCCTTCTAGGACAAGACCTAGACTTTGGCGATCCTGATCATGACAACAAGATTCTAGGCCTTGAAAAGTTCTCAG AAGTAGCAGCTGAGATTGGtttctctgtgtttcctctggGTGATGAGGAGAGCCCTGCCTACAGCCAGCTCAGCATGGAAAGTGAAACAGACAACTCACACAGCACAACTGACAACGGTAGGGAAGACGAGGGCAGAGCAGCCCAGTCCGAGCCCAGTTTTCCTCCCTACCTGTCCTGCAGGGGCTGCGGACAGCTCCGTGATGAGCCTCTGGGACCTGGCATAGACCTGGTTGGTCCATACTGCCTTAGGTGCTGCAAAGCCTCCAGGGAAGCCAAAAGTACAGACTTTTGTTCACCGTTTGGAAGCATCAGCGGGATGCGCTCAGATTCCCATTTGCAGCTTGACGGCGAAGGGGTGGGAAACGGGATGGGCGACAAAACCCTGTCAGCTGAGGACAAATTGGCCAAACTGCACTCGTGCCACCTCTGTGGCTTCTCCTCGCGTTACGCCAACCAcgtgaagcgtcacatgaagaCGCACAACGGGGAGAAGCCCTTTAACTGCCCCTTGTGCACTTACGCCTCAGCCCAGCTGGTGAACCTGCAGAGACACCTGCGCATTCACACCGGGGAAAAACCTTACAAATGTGACATCtgcacttttgcctgcagttcCCTTGGCAATCTCAAGAGGCATCAGCGGATGCATGTACCCTCTGCAGTGGCGGGACAGGACACGCCGCCACGACCGATCAGTGGCCAAAACAGCCTGAAGAGGCATGTGACTGGGCAAAGGGCCAGTGATGAAGTGTCGGGTACTTCAGCCAACA TTTCAGACGTTGCGAGGCCGACTTCAAACCTGACTTTAGGAGCCCAAAACAATGACTACCTATCAGCCTTTGATGGCTTAAAGGGagcatcaccaccaccaccaccacccataGCATCTTCTAACCCAGCTCCTGGCCACCAGCCTCCACCCCTGCTGGACACCACAGGAAGTGGCGGCAGCAGGGCGACCAGAGCGGGCGTAGCAGACGTTGCCGCCCTCCCCCCTTCACTTTTCCCTTTCACTTGCCGGTTGTGTGGCATTGTCCTGGAGGACGAGGATGGCTCCTCAGCCCAGATTTGTGCCAAGTGTACCCTCGAAATGCTGACTAAAGACTCTTCATCATCTCCCAACAGCCCTGGTGAGCGCAGCGACAAGGTGTACACCTGCGCCGCCTGCCCTTTCCTCACACACTACCCAAACCATTTGGCACGCCACATGAAAACTCACAGCGGCGAGAAACCATACAAGTGCCCACAGTGCGACTATGCCTCAGCGCACTTCGACAACCTCAAGCGCCACCACAGAGTGCACACAGGCGAGAAACCTTACAAGTGCCATTTGTGCGATTACGCCTGCGGGAACCTGGCCAACCTGAAGCGCCACCAGCGGGTGCACTCGGGGGCAAAGCCCTTCCAGTGTGCCGTGTGCAGCTACAGCTGCAACCAGAGCATGAACCTGAAGCGGCACATGCTCCggcacacaggagagaagccgtacaaaTGTCAGGAGTGCGGCTACACCACTGGCCACTGGGACAATTACAAGAGACATCAGAAGAAACACGGCCTGGCCACAGACGGCTGGGTCAAAGTTCCAATGACTGGCAACAACGAAGATGAAGAGGAAGTGAGGAAAGGGATGGGAGTTGGCGTTCCAAGAAAAGAAACAGGGGTTGATATGCAGTACATGTCTAGGGAGGGAGGTCAGACAATACACTCGTGCTACAAACTTGAGATTGCATAA
- the znf513a gene encoding zinc finger protein 513a isoform X2, with product MESETDNSHSTTDNGREDEGRAAQSEPSFPPYLSCRGCGQLRDEPLGPGIDLVGPYCLRCCKASREAKSTDFCSPFGSISGMRSDSHLQLDGEGVGNGMGDKTLSAEDKLAKLHSCHLCGFSSRYANHVKRHMKTHNGEKPFNCPLCTYASAQLVNLQRHLRIHTGEKPYKCDICTFACSSLGNLKRHQRMHVPSAVAGQDTPPRPISGQNSLKRHVTGQRASDEVSGTSANISDVARPTSNLTLGAQNNDYLSAFDGLKGASPPPPPPIASSNPAPGHQPPPLLDTTGSGGSRATRAGVADVAALPPSLFPFTCRLCGIVLEDEDGSSAQICAKCTLEMLTKDSSSSPNSPGERSDKVYTCAACPFLTHYPNHLARHMKTHSGEKPYKCPQCDYASAHFDNLKRHHRVHTGEKPYKCHLCDYACGNLANLKRHQRVHSGAKPFQCAVCSYSCNQSMNLKRHMLRHTGEKPYKCQECGYTTGHWDNYKRHQKKHGLATDGWVKVPMTGNNEDEEEVRKGMGVGVPRKETGVDMQYMSREGGQTIHSCYKLEIA from the exons ATGGAAAGTGAAACAGACAACTCACACAGCACAACTGACAACGGTAGGGAAGACGAGGGCAGAGCAGCCCAGTCCGAGCCCAGTTTTCCTCCCTACCTGTCCTGCAGGGGCTGCGGACAGCTCCGTGATGAGCCTCTGGGACCTGGCATAGACCTGGTTGGTCCATACTGCCTTAGGTGCTGCAAAGCCTCCAGGGAAGCCAAAAGTACAGACTTTTGTTCACCGTTTGGAAGCATCAGCGGGATGCGCTCAGATTCCCATTTGCAGCTTGACGGCGAAGGGGTGGGAAACGGGATGGGCGACAAAACCCTGTCAGCTGAGGACAAATTGGCCAAACTGCACTCGTGCCACCTCTGTGGCTTCTCCTCGCGTTACGCCAACCAcgtgaagcgtcacatgaagaCGCACAACGGGGAGAAGCCCTTTAACTGCCCCTTGTGCACTTACGCCTCAGCCCAGCTGGTGAACCTGCAGAGACACCTGCGCATTCACACCGGGGAAAAACCTTACAAATGTGACATCtgcacttttgcctgcagttcCCTTGGCAATCTCAAGAGGCATCAGCGGATGCATGTACCCTCTGCAGTGGCGGGACAGGACACGCCGCCACGACCGATCAGTGGCCAAAACAGCCTGAAGAGGCATGTGACTGGGCAAAGGGCCAGTGATGAAGTGTCGGGTACTTCAGCCAACA TTTCAGACGTTGCGAGGCCGACTTCAAACCTGACTTTAGGAGCCCAAAACAATGACTACCTATCAGCCTTTGATGGCTTAAAGGGagcatcaccaccaccaccaccacccataGCATCTTCTAACCCAGCTCCTGGCCACCAGCCTCCACCCCTGCTGGACACCACAGGAAGTGGCGGCAGCAGGGCGACCAGAGCGGGCGTAGCAGACGTTGCCGCCCTCCCCCCTTCACTTTTCCCTTTCACTTGCCGGTTGTGTGGCATTGTCCTGGAGGACGAGGATGGCTCCTCAGCCCAGATTTGTGCCAAGTGTACCCTCGAAATGCTGACTAAAGACTCTTCATCATCTCCCAACAGCCCTGGTGAGCGCAGCGACAAGGTGTACACCTGCGCCGCCTGCCCTTTCCTCACACACTACCCAAACCATTTGGCACGCCACATGAAAACTCACAGCGGCGAGAAACCATACAAGTGCCCACAGTGCGACTATGCCTCAGCGCACTTCGACAACCTCAAGCGCCACCACAGAGTGCACACAGGCGAGAAACCTTACAAGTGCCATTTGTGCGATTACGCCTGCGGGAACCTGGCCAACCTGAAGCGCCACCAGCGGGTGCACTCGGGGGCAAAGCCCTTCCAGTGTGCCGTGTGCAGCTACAGCTGCAACCAGAGCATGAACCTGAAGCGGCACATGCTCCggcacacaggagagaagccgtacaaaTGTCAGGAGTGCGGCTACACCACTGGCCACTGGGACAATTACAAGAGACATCAGAAGAAACACGGCCTGGCCACAGACGGCTGGGTCAAAGTTCCAATGACTGGCAACAACGAAGATGAAGAGGAAGTGAGGAAAGGGATGGGAGTTGGCGTTCCAAGAAAAGAAACAGGGGTTGATATGCAGTACATGTCTAGGGAGGGAGGTCAGACAATACACTCGTGCTACAAACTTGAGATTGCATAA